In the Fusarium falciforme chromosome 6, complete sequence genome, TGATGCAGCCAATAACGACCAGGGAGAAGGGCAGAGCACCGCAACGAAGATTCTAGACAAGCAAGACACGTGCCACATGCTCGTGGACAGAATACTCAGAAACGGTATGTCTAGCTTCTCCGAGGGAGGCCACTGGGAAAGGAATGTTCGAACTGACAGTGCAGCCAGCGAGCCCCAAGGAGGCACACGAGTGGCGGGCCCAGGCCTTCCGACATCTGTTTCCCAAGGCAGCCGAGGCCCAGCCTGGCGTTCTGGATGCAACCCTAAGTTCTCTTGAGCTAGCCAGTGCATCCCTTGCCAATGCATTCGTGGAGGGCCCGGCGAGGCATCTCCTGCGGACCTTGGACCAAGACATGGAGAAATCCGAATGCATCAAGAGCCTCAAAGATCTCTACTATTGCGCCGGGGAGCTATCTACCACTATGCAGCGCTGTCTGCCGGAGGTTAGCGTTGTAGACCCGAAAAAGCTAATCTATCAGCCCTTTTCTGTGTACGAGAGGTCTACTGAGGCCCATAGAGCCTACGGGCTGAtagacgacgatgatgagaagctGGATGGCAAGAGGATTAGTCTTGTGATGAATCCGACCATCCGCCTCCGGGGAAATGACGACGGCGAGGGGTACGAGACAGACCGGGTTCTCGTCAAGTCTTGCGTCATGTTGGATGGTTGGGCGGACGGCGAGGCTCACAGCTGAGGGAACATTCGTCTTCCTAATCAAGTCATGGCTTTCTATTTTTCTCGTTTGTACTAGTCGAAAAGACACAAATTTCCGCCTCAGCTTCCTTCACTATCTTGAAATTTAACTTTTGAGGCTATGCAATCAGCCGCGGGGTTCATCAAGTCCGAACATCTGCAGGGGCTTGGCAACGAGGCTCAGACCGAGACCGGTCGAAAGGTACAACTGAGGTACAGGAGGGGACATGAGCATCCAAGACATCAAATTTTCTCCTTCAGCTCCGAGCCCCTTGTGCAGGTGTGGATGTCGATGATTCGGTCTCTTGCTGTTGTGGCTACTGGCTTCTTGCCGTCATTGCCGACAATAGTAATGATTCCGTCTCCCAGCTGAAGTCGGGCGAAAAGTGTGCAGCGGTCTAGAACAAGCGAGAGCATTCAATAGCTCAACGTGGCGCCAAATATGCTCACGAGATGTGCTACTCAGCCGCATCACATCTGTGCAAAGTCAGCACCAAGTTGCGGGTAGGAATTCGCATATCTAGGCTGTGCTAAGATTTTCTACTTCTCCTCTACTCCATGCAAAGAGCTGGATGATAACCTACCAAAGGCAGAGGATGGAGCAAAACAAGATCTATATTGCCGTCATGGGCGTCACCGGCTCTGGAAAGAGCACATTCATCAAAACTGCCACTGGTATCCAAGACATTGCGATCGGCGAGGACATGCTCTCATGTAAGCCTCCCCCCGCGTGGCCGAGACCTAGGGTCGAACGATGAGACTAAACGCACTTCCGATCTTGTATAGGCACCTCTCGCGTTGTACCATATAGATTCAAGCTAGATGGACACGAGGTCGTTTTGATCGATACCCCAGGGTTCAACGACAGCCTGCGAAGCGAGTCCGAGATTCTCAAGAACATCGCCAACTGGCTCGACTACAGCTTTCGAAACCCGCCGCGTATCAAGCTTAGTGGCATCATCTACATGCAGGCCATCACGGACAGGAAGATGTACGGATCCAGCCTGCGCAACCTGAAGATGTTCAAGGAGCTCTGTGGCGAGAACCCGCTCCGCAACGTCGTCTTCACCACCTCTGGCTGGGGTGCCGTCAGACTTACAGGAGGCTACCACAAGGCTGTCGCGCATGAAAGACAGCTTTGCGAAGCTCCAGAGTTCTGGAAAAACCTCATCAAGCGCAATGCAAGGGTAGCACGCTTCGAGGACTCACCTGAAAGCGCCATTGCCATCATTCGCACCCTCATGGGTCAAAAGCCACTTACGCTCCAGATCCAGGCGGAGCTGGTGGAGCAAAACAGAAATCTGGTTGACACCAGGGCTGGGAACGttgtcgacgaggagctGAAGGCTCTCGAGGAGAAGTACAAGGACCAGCTGGCCCAGGTTCAGCGCGAGATGAGGGAGGCAATTGAGGCGAAGGACGTTGAAATCCAAGAGAGTCTCGAGGTTTCTCGCGCCGAGATCATGAAGCTTCGAGACAGTGCGAGAAGAGCCCATGATGACCTGCACTACAAGTCAAGAAACGACGCCCGGGCCGCCCAGTCCCTCCGCGTTGAGCTCCGAGAGATGAGGAGCAACATGGAGAGGATGAGGGACAGCCAGGACAAGAGGTACGAAGAGACCCTAGACAGACAGAAGCAAGAATATGAGGATGCAGCCATGAGACTCAAGGCGGAACGGATTGAACAGCAGATGCAGTTCCAAGGAGTTGTGGATCAGCTACGTGCAAACCAGAGCAGGAtcagagaggaggagaggaccTTTCTGGAGGCCCGCATCGCCGAGCTAGAGAGCCGAAAGATTGGGAAGGGGTCTACAACCGAGCTTCTCACTGCTCTTGCCGGTACCCTAGGTAACGTGGCCATGATTGCACTTGGATTTCCATCACTTTTTGGGGCAGAAAGCTTTTCAGATATGTTTTAAGAGCCTACAGTTGCATGTTTATATGTACTGAATGATCATCCTGATGGCTGTCTTTGCCTTTCCTTTATAAAGTCGGCAGGCTTTCCATTATTGCTCTAACGCGTTCTTTGAAAATTAAGCCCTTTAGGTAAGTGAGTTATGAATACGTCATGCTGCCAAGGGGCTGCACGGGAGTGTGGCTCACACCTATGACATGCTCTGAACTTGGAAGCTTCTTGCTACTGAGGGTTAAGAGGTTGCCTGATGGAGTTTACTGGAGAGCTTTGCCGTCAAAAGGGGTATAATGTCGCCTGTCGACACTGCCTCCGCGCTAGGAATAGAAACCAGTCAATTAACAATTCCTAACCTTAGAATACGTCTAGGGGGATTACGAATTACTAGACGAAGAACATGAGAAGAATCTTTCCAGGACATAGTTCTAGACCCTGGAATATTGCCAACCTCTACTCCAAGATGCGGCCTAAGACGTAATTCTTGAGTGGCTTCGGGTCAAACTATTTCGGGTTCTGCCCAACTGTCTCGAGCAATTCGGTCAGGAAGCCCCTCACCCTTTCAAACTTCCTTGGCTTCCTGTTATTACAGGTAAAGCGGTAGTTGGGGCCCTGGGGCCTGGCCAGAACGGTCAACGCCGTGACGGTGTCGCCGAACCTGATTTATCAACGAGAGTTTCCTTTTTTGGCACTGTAGATAGCTTCATTTGAATATGACATAATAGTATGCGAGCAGTAACAAGATCACGAGCGAGCCCAAACCTAACCATAAGCACGTAATCGGGTGAGCGAGTGTAGTAATGTGTGCGAGTGATGATAAGTGAAATGTTAAAACCTAAATGAGCCCCGGAGCCGAGGAGGAACGACGCAGGCGGAGGGATGGACAATAGTCTTCTCATCTGCAGATGAAGAATCCCATGCCCAAGCAGGAACTGTGTAAAGAATTACGGAGCCCGAAGGGCGACGGGCAGTACGAGTGTGACGAAGGAGCACGAAGGACTGTTATGTAATAacatcaagaagatggaaTAAAACTTTATTGAATGAAGTGTTGATACGGAGTGACGAACATGGGAATGGGGTTAAGTAAAAACATCTGAGCCTAAGCGAAGACGGGAGTGACGGACCAATGGAGGGGAGCGCAGCGATCCGGACACGAAGTAGACTCATTACTGACTATGCACGCAGGCAAGGCCAAGTCACACACCCTACATCGGTCACTACGGATATCGCCGAGGCAACTTTTCCATGGGGGGCAAATGACCCGGTTTCCGCTACTACACCGACACGGGAGAGGTCAAATTCAgccccttggccttctccgaGATCAGCCACGCAACTAAAAAAACAAGAAACCCTCAAGCGTGAGCCTAAGGATAGACGTAACGCACAACTGGTATCGCGAGTGTAGATAATCGAGCCTGGCAGACCGGCTCCTCCCGTTGAGCCACACCATTGCTGGGTCAAAGTGAAGGAGTAGGAAGAGGGTGATCCAGACTAGGTCTGGCAGGTGGAAAACATTTGGAAGATAGTCAGAGAAATGATCATGTTGGACCAAGATGACAAGGCAGAGTATGGCTTCGATACCGAGGGCTACGACAAGGCTCTTGCCTATAAGAAGCGGTTCCTTCTGTGATCGATCTTGCTCATGGGATGTGACATGGACAGGGGAAGCCTAAGAAGGGACGATGATAAACGGGGAAGGGCCGGCCTAGGGCCATGACTAGTACTGGGAACTGCCGCTAGTATCGAAATATAGATAGCGGTTCTTATGTGATAATGGATTACTCTATTTCTCAAGACATCTAACACCTTGCCTTCATCAtgatttattatagtaacaGGTGTCTTATAGAGTCGGAGACTCTTGCTAGCTTATGCGCAGATGGAACTATCAAGAAGCCACGCTCTCGCCGTGTAGGCTCATCTTTACTCCCGAACAAGTGTATTGGGAGTGCCGTCAAGCAACATGGCGAGAAGATGCATGCTGGGAACTTCCCCAATAGCATGAGAAGAAACAAACCATCATCTACGACCCGGCCTTCAATAGCCATCTTTTCCAGGATCTGCCTGAAGCGAGACCTTACCAACGAGAGTGACGGCCTCGACGCGATAGGCGAGTCTTAAGGGCTATGACAGAGGTAACTGGGTTCGAGTTCCTCTGGGGCTTGCCAAAAGAGTTTTTTGCTGTCGCCATCGCCTGGCCATGCTGTCTATAAAGACCGCATCGACGGACGGGATGATGCCGTATCGAGGTCGGTGCCGGCGATGAGAGTGGAAGAGCTACTGAGACAGTCCAGGCATGTTTCCCTAGTTGGTCGTGGGTCGGCTGGGGAGGGGAGATCTGGGCCGAGCCAAGCGATTTCATGGGTCCCACTGCCGGTTTGGAGTTCTCCACATTGTGAGCAGCGACACGGGAGAGGACAATCTTGTTCTGCAGCACATTCCCCATAAAGAAAAGCCTTTGCAAGCTGCGTATGAGCCGTCGCGGTGGAAGAACCCTGTTTGGAGAGGGGATACAGGTGCGAAGGTTAGCCTGAAGGACATACCTGCGGCGCTGCTAGTGCCAGAGATGCAGTTCTCGCTATTGGCCCTGTGGACTAGCATCGCAGAACTTTCATTTGAGAATGACACGAGCATGCCCGAGGATAGCGATTGGAAGGAGATCTATGGCTTGTGGGTCGATGAAGATACAAAAATGGACGTGATCTGGGACCAGTATCCGGAGTTCATCAGGGACTGAAAGGGAAAGAAGGCAGAAGATCGCTTGAGGAGGCGGGTCGAATGCATCGTCATTGGACGAGACAGCTTAGACAGAGGCCGAGAGCAGGGCCGACTTAGCGTGCTATTGGTTAAGAAACACTCGAACGATGGAAGATCGAGGATCGGTCATGTATGGTTCTGGGAGCACGAATGGGATCAGCTGACAAACAGGAGATGGGAGATGGTGTGTCTTGTATGAGATGGTCGTATTCACAGCAGCTCGAAAGCTCGGTTTTCGCAATGCTCCAATCCGTTGCAAAAATATAGATCAGATTGTCAAACTTGAATGATAGACTTGGTGGAATATGATCCCCCTTACTCAATGCTTGACATCGCCCATCCAGCAATTAAACCCAAGTCCACTGCCCCCTCGACGGTGTTCGCCCGCTTCTCAGAATGTGTCCCGAGTGGCGAGCGGCTTCATCAGAAGGCTTTGGTCTGCTTCTGTTTGAATCCCTTGCTGAGCAGCTCTCTGAGCTGTCTCTGCTCCAGAAgtgatggccttggagatCTCGGGTACAGCAGATGGAAGCCTCTTGGACTTCTCGCCGATCTCGGCTACGTGTGACTCCATAGCGTTTTTGATCTTGGATTGTCTCTGTAAATGCGTTAGCCTAGTGATGGAATGGTGAATTTGAAATCTCCTCTTACTTCCTTCGCCTTCCTCGTAATATCGTCGATTGCCCTTTTTGACCACTCTTGAAGCTCAGTTGCTCTCCTGCGGATCATGCTAGAGTCTTCTCTTGGGTCGAAAGAGGAAATTTGGTCGACAATATGCAGTCCCGGGAAGACGGACGATCGCGAGACCTGGTTCCACATGGAACCAATGTCGCCAAAGACCGAGTAGTAAGATCGAATGGTAATGATGCTGTTAAAGCACGTCTGAGAGAGTTGTCAGCCAAGTTTGCGGTATAGGGGGATCGACTTACACTTTGTTGCAGGTCCGTCAACGTGTACGGTCCGAGCTTGTACGATTCGCCTGGATCGTCACCGCCGCTGGTGATCACCTTGAGAGTCTCAATGTATGGGTTGGCATGCTTCTCAGCGACGAACTGAATGATCGCCacgatggccttgaagaaCCGCACGAGATTTGTGATCTcgttcttgagcttcaggACCAATGTGATGCAATGAACGAGGATCGACTTGATTGCATCCTGAAAGTAATGGTGAGTCTATGTTATACAAAATGTAATAGCTAATGGGGATATTTACCATCTTCAGACTCGAAGCCTTGAGGCGATCCAGCGAGGCATTGAGCTCACCCAACTTGTTCTTCTGCTCACCAAGAAGTGCAGTGGACTTCTGGTAGGTCTCCTGGGTGGCAGTCAAGGCTGCCGATGCAGTGTTCAGCTGATTCTTCGCCGATTCAAGAACCGCCTGGGCCTGTGTTGTCTTGGCATGGATCTGAGCTGTTTGGGTATCTTGGTCAACGCCTCTGGCTGGCACAACGCTCTGTTTTGTCTTGTTAACATGCGTCATATACGGTGCTTGGGGGGCAACTTACTCCATTAGCCATCGATCCCGGGAGGGTTTTGGCGGTTGTGTTCAGCTCGACTGCCTTTGCATACGCGTTCAGGAAGTCCTTCTGCCAACCATTGACAAGAGCCGAATCCTTGGCTGGCGCAGTGGCCTTGTCCAGCTCGGCGACAATACCAGTTGCGATCTAATAACCATAAGCTTGGATACTTGCAGTGAGTGATGCATTACGAACCTTGCAAACTGTTTCCAAAGCGGCTTTGTATTGTTGACTGGGCTCTGCAGAAGTGGCCAAAGAGGCAAACAGTTGTTGCAAATTACCCAGCATCTTGGCCGCAAAGGCCGTAGGTTGGCCAGGCTTGCCTGCTTCTCCCTTCGCCTTGTCCCAGTCGATGCCGCCGTCCGTGCCAATGAAGACAGCGTTGATGAGATCCCAATAAATCAGGCCACGCCCAACCTGGTTGTAAGCAGGGTCGGCTGCATCCTTCGGCCTGGTCGCACTCGGAGCGTTAGGAGCTGGTGCCACGCCGTTGTCGGGCGTCGCATTCTTGTTGCCATCTTTGCCGATTATGCTTTTCGCCATATCAGTGTACGCTGAAGCCTTTGCAACTGGGCTCAAGTTGGATACTAGAGCGGGAATGGCTTGGTTCAAGGCCGTGGTCAAGCTATCAGCCAGCTGTTCGACAATG is a window encoding:
- a CDS encoding HET domain-containing protein; this translates as MLDQDDKAEYGFDTEGYDKALAYKKRFLLDTGEDNLVLQHIPHKEKPLQAAYEPSRWKNPVWRGDTGAKVSLKDIPAALLVPEMQFSLLALWTSIAELSFENDTSMPEDSDWKEIYGLWVDEDTKMDVIWDQYPEFIRD
- a CDS encoding G domain-containing protein, coding for MITYQRQRMEQNKIYIAVMGVTGSGKSTFIKTATGIQDIAIGEDMLSCTSRVVPYRFKLDGHEVVLIDTPGFNDSLRSESEILKNIANWLDYSFRNPPRIKLSGIIYMQAITDRKMYGSSLRNLKMFKELCGENPLRNVVFTTSGWGAVRLTGGYHKAVAHERQLCEAPEFWKNLIKRNARVARFEDSPESAIAIIRTLMGQKPLTLQIQAELVEQNRNLVDTRAGNVVDEELKALEEKYKDQLAQVQREMREAIEAKDVEIQESLEVSRAEIMKLRDSARRAHDDLHYKSRNDARAAQSLRVELREMRSNMERMRDSQDKRYEETLDRQKQEYEDAAMRLKAERIEQQMQFQGVVDQLRANQSRIREEERTFLEARIAELESRKIGKGSTTELLTALAGTLGNVAMIALGFPSLFGAESFSDMF